GCACAGGTTTCTGAAGGCCTCTCGCTGGCGGATGGCGCCAAGACCGCCGTAGTTGAGTTTTATAACAACACCGGACGCTTCCCCCCCAGCAATGCTTCGGCAGGATTGGCGAAAGCCGGTTCTATTACAGGCAACTACGTTTCTCAGTTGGATGTGGGTACAGCTCCTGGTCAGATACAGGTGACCTTCAGCAAAACTTCGCCACAGCGTGCAAATGCTGCGATTGACAAAGATATCTTGACTTTGAGCGCGTCGACAAATGGTGGTAGCGTTCAGTTCCGTTGCAGTCCTAATGGCGTAAACGGCACAACAGTTCCGAACAAATATCTCCCTTCTTCATGCCGTAACTAATCTGATGTCCAGTTAGATTTACGGTGCGTTTGTTTAAAAACCCCGCCACACGGCGGGGTTTTTTATGCTACTGTGCGATGGAATATAAAGTGCTGAATGAATCAATGAAAACAGCTTAGGCGTATTTAAGGTGTTGGATTTTTAGATGAGTGTTGGAAGTTGAAGAAATTTTGTTGATCGGGGGGTCTATGGTTCGGCCAGTATTTTTTTTATTCCTCTTATCTGTGATTCTAATGGTTGTTTACTGGCCGGGGTTGTCTGGCGGGTTTGTTTTTGATGATTACGGTAACTTAATATCGAACTCAGTATTATCTCAAGGGACTCTGAGTAAAGATTTTTGGTCTGCCATATGGTCCAGTGGTTCAGGTCCAACTGATAGGCCGCTAGCGATGCTTACCTTCGCTACTCAGGCCTTGTATACCGGATCGGATCCTTGGCCATTAAAGTTCATTAATGTTCTGATTCATATGGTAAATGGTGTTCTGATCTACATCTTGTCGAGTCAGGTAATATGCTTTGTCTTTAAACAGCGATCAACCAAACGTGATTGGTTGATTTCGCCGGAGTTATTGGCTGTTTTGGTCACGGCTGCTTGGCTTTTCAGCCCAATGCAACTCACTGCTGTACTATATGTAATTCAGAGGATGGAGAGTTTGTCGGCCCTTTTCGTGCTAGGTGGCCTGCTGTGCTATTGGGAAGGTCGTATGCGTCTTATAGGGGGGAAGGGTTTTGCTTGGCCGCTTATTTGGACGGGGCTGGTGGCCGGTACACTCCTAGCAACTTTTTCGAAGGAAACAGGGGTGATGTTGCCGTTGTATGCCTTCTTGCTGGAGTGGGTGGTGCTTCGCGGGAGGGGTGTAGGAGGTTTTGAGCCGAAGCTGATTTTCCTGTTCATTGTGACTCTGGTGCTCCCGGGCGCTGCGGGGTTGCTACTTACGGTTCCAAGTGCGCTCAATGGTAATGCATATGCAGGGCGCCCATTTGATCTGGCACAGCGTTTATGGACTGAGGGGCGTGTGTTGGTTGATTATTTGCATTGGTTGATTGCACCCACCCCAAACGCACTAAGTTTGTACCACGATGATATTTTAGTTTCCACCGGTTGGTTTTCCCCCTGGACAACGGCAGCTAGCTGGGTCTTGATTGCCTTGCTGCTTGGTCTGGCCGTCAGGCTTCGCAAGCGCGCACAATTGTTCGCCTTGGGTGTGTTGTGGTTTTTTTGTGGTCAGGCGCTTGTATCAACTTATCTCCCTCTAGAGCTTGTGTACGAACATCGTAATTATCTACCCAGTTGGGGGATATATATTGCATTGTTGGGACTGGCTTCGGCCTGGCAACCAGCAGTTGCCGAGCGCAGTAAGGTGCTCCGTACCTTAGTTTTGAGTGGCATTATTTCGATGATTTCTCTATTTGCTTTGTTCACTGCGATAAGATCTCAAATTTGGGGAAACCCCTATCGGTTGGCTTATTTTGAAGCGACCACCCATCCCGAATCTCCCCGTGCAAATTATGATCTTGCGCGAAATATGCTGATTATGTCTCCTGATGCTAAAAGTGCTATATTCCATATGGGAATGACCCAGATGGCGAAAACGTCACGATTGCCGGGGGCTAGCCTACAGGCGGAGCAGGCAATGATTTTTATGGCGGCGAAAAACAATCTTAAGGTTGAGTCAATGTGGTGGATTGACATGCGGAGAAAGATTAATTTCCAGCCGATGAGCGCCGAGGATGTGAGTGCTTTGTATGCCTTAATTAATTGCAGCAACAATAATGTGTGCAAATATACAAAACAGGACCGTATGCAGCTGGGTAATACTCTGTTATTTGCTATGGAGCGTTATCCTAAGGATGCGGCTGTCGTTACCCTTTATGCCAACTATGCCGCGAATGTTGTTCATAATATTCCGCTGGCCTATAGTTTAATGCAGCGGGCCCTGGCTATTATGCCGAGCAATTTCAATTATTGGAACAATTTGGTCACTATGCAGGTGGCACTGGGAGAGTTCAAAAATGCCCAGGTCGGGATCGAAAGAATGCGAGAGTTGAATGGGAAAGGTATTTATGACTCTGCTATCCGCATCGCAGAGGAATCGCTGGTGAATAAAAAATCAGCAAGCTGAAAATCAACATCAGAAAATAAACAAGTAGGTGATGATAAACCGGACTGGGATGAAGATGATCACATATCCTCCAAAATATATACGATGATTGCTCATGCTTTGGGTGAATGGCGCATGGTTCCTAAACTTGGTAAGTTATGATTCGTCCAGAAATGTTCAAATTCATCAGGTCAGCTCAGAATCCACTTGTGCACTTGGTCGTATTGGTTGCGATTTTGTTAGCTGCATACTTGGTATACCAACCAGGATTGACGGGCACATTCCTGTTCGATGACTACAGCAACCTGCCGCCCATGGGTGATTACGGGCCAATCCGATCCCTCTGGCAGGCCATCGCCTGGATCACTTCGGGATTTGCCGGTCCGACCGGGCGTCCGGTGTCGCTGGCCAGTTTCCTGATCGATACACGGGTATGGCCCGCATCGCCAGCGGTATTCAAGACCACGAACATTGTGCTGCACCTGCTGACTGGCATCGCGTTGATCGGGCTGTTGCATGCGTTGTCGCGGGCGTTTGATGTGCCGAAGCATCGTGCGCTGTGGGTGGCTGTTCTGGCTGGCGGCATGTGGCTGCTTCATCCCCTCTGGGTGTCGACCACGCTGTATATCGTGCAGCGGATGGCAATTCTGGCCGCGCTGTTCGTTTTCGCGGGGTTGTGGGCGTATGTTCATGGTCGGTTGCAACTGATCGCCGGGCGGACGAGGCGGGGTTATCTGTGGATGAGTCTCGGTCTGGTGTTGGGGACGCTGCTGGCGGTCTTGTCCAAGGAAAATGGCGCCTTGCTCCCGTTGCTGGCCTGGGCCATCGAAAAATTCGTCTTTGATGCGCATGGCCGCGTTAAGTACCAGGAGGGCGCTGCCTTCATTTGGTGGCGGCGGGTATTTATCACGTTGCCCAGTCTGGTGTTGTTGGCTTATCTGATCAGTCAACTGCCGATGCTGTTTTCCGGTTTGACTTATGGTCGGGACTTCACGCCGTATGAGCGGCTGCTGACCGAGACACGGATTCTGTGGCGATATTTGTGGGATCTGTGGTTGCCCGGTGTGCATGACGGGGGTTTGTTCAACGACGATATTCGGCTATCGACAAGCCTCTGGCGACCTTTCTCTACGCTTCCGGCGACGATAGGGCTTCTGGCGCTTATCGGGCTGGCGCTGTTCTGGCGCCGATCAGAACGAATCGTTCTACGTGCGATTGGGTTGACGATCATTTTCTTCTTCGTCGGGCAATTGCTGGAGTCGACCTGGTTGCAGCTGGAGTTGATGTTCGAGCATCGAAATTATCTGCCGGCGGGGTTGATGTTCTTCCCCTTGGCCCTGTTTCTCGTGGACCGTGTCCGAGGCGGCACCCGATGGCCGGTTTGGCTGGCCATCGGCATTTTCTGTGTGCTTGGCTTGTTGACGTACAAACGGGCGGATCTCTGGGGAAAGCCATTCCAGCAGGCACTCACCTGGGCGCACGAACACCCGGATTCCGCGCGTGCGCAAAGCTATCTGGCCAATTTCTGGGAGCAGACGGGTAATTATCCGGAAGCAGCTCGTTTGCTGGATCGGGCATTTCAACAGCATCCACAGGATTTGCTGGTATTGGCGAATCGGGCTTTGTTGGCTTGTGATACCGGGGAAGCCCCAACGGATCTCGGCCGCGAGCTGCTGAAGCTTGCCCGCACGGGGCAACTGGCGCAGAACGTGGTCGGGTATCAGTTCGATACGTTTTTAAGTCGTCTGCAGGAAAATTGTGCCGTGTTCGGGGTCGATTTCGGTTTCACGCTGATCGATGCCGCCCTGACGAATCCTCAGGTGCTGCACGCACCCGATGAGCAGCGCAGTCTGCTGCACCGACGGGCGATGCTCTGGCTGGATCGAAACGAGGTGACGCAGGCCTATGCAGACATGCTAACGGCGCTGCGATTGCCTGATCTGGCGCCGGGCACACGCTTGCTGTTTGCGGCCGAGCTGGCCAGCGCGCATCACCAGCGTCGGGCGCTGGCACTTTTGGATGCGGTGCCGCCGCCTTTGGCGGATATCCATGGTTGGTCGATGGGCGCCATCCACCGCCGATGGTTGGCGCATGTCGGTTATTATCACAAAGCCGAGATTCATCTTCGCGAGACGCTGGAAAAGGAAATAGCAGCCGCCTCCGGATAGATTGCTATTAACGCGAAGAGCCCGCTAGCCGGTGCGCGCATGCCGGGTTCGTGATCCGCCCGCCGGTCTTTACCTGGGATTGGTCGGGCTATATATTGGCCCTTTGTCGGTCTTTTGCAGACCGGCGTGCACATTGAAAGGAATCGCCCGTCATGACGGCAATTGACGCTGCCTTGGATCAAAATTTTCTGTCCATTATTTTGCCCGCCAAGAACGAGGCTGGCGCTGTGGGAAGCACAGTTGCGGGTATCCGTTCCCTATTCCCGAAAGCGCAGATCGTCGTCGTGAACGATGGGTCGACGGATGCCACGGCCGAGTTGGCTGCCGCGGCCGGGGCAGAAGTGATTAACCACCCCTACAGCAAGGGGAATGGTGCGGCGATCAAGACGGGCGCTCGGGCGGCGCGCGGCGAAATCATCGTATTTATGGACGCCGATGGCCAGCACAACCCGGCCGACATACCGCGATTCCTTCAAAAAATGGAAGAAGGGTACGACATGGTCGTAGGGGCCAGGCAGGCAGGATCGCAGGCAAGCGTGGGACGGGGACTTGCCAATGGTTTCTATAACCGCTTGGCGTCATGGATGACAGGCCAGAAGATCGAGGACCTCACTTCCGGGTTTCGTGCCGTACGGGCCGGTAAGTTCAGAGAATTTCTGTATTTACTTCCCAATGGGTTCTCGTATCCAACCACGAGCACAATGGCGTTTTTTCGCGCGGGATATGGTGTGGCCTATATTCCGATAACGGCGGAGAAGAGGATAGGGCAGAGTCATATTCACCTGATAAAGGATGGAATTCGCTTCCTTTTGATTATATTTAAAATTGGTACTTTGTACTCACCGTTGAAGATATTTCTCCCCGTGGCGCTTTTCCATTTTGGAGTTGGATTGGGCTATTACATATATACATATACGGAGTTCAGTAGACTTTCGCTGGCTTCTGTCTTTCTTTGGTCGGCAGCGGTGACTATTTTTTTGATCGGCTTGGTGTCGGAACAAATCACACAGTTGATGTATAAGGATAAATTATAAGAATCAAGTGTAATGGAACTGGATCGCGAATTAAGGGTAAAGGATGGTTGACGGATGTCGATTGAACACCAGGAGAATGAAGCATTTCGCCCGCTCGTTAGTATAGGTCTGCCGGTTTACAATGAGGCGAGATTCATTGAGGAGACGATTCGATCGTTACTGGATCAAGACTATCCAAATATGGAGATTTTGATTTCTGATAACGGGTCGTCGGACGATACGGCAGTGATATGTAAAAAATTTAGTCAAACCTATGATTTTGTGAAATTTCATCGGTTTGAGGTTAATCAAGGATCTACCACAAATTTCCAGTATGTATTAGGTCAGGCCGAAGGAAAATACTTTATGTGGGCTTCCGGCCATGATCTCTGGGCGAGCAACTTGATAAGTAGCTACGTAGAGGTGCTGGAAAGAATGCCGTCTGCAAATATTGCATTTGGTACGACAACCTGGATCGACCAGTTAGGTGACACGATGCAAAAAGAGTCTGGATGGAGCGATACGCGTGGTATGGGGCCCGTAGCGCGATTTTTCACGATACTCTGGGGCAATATGCACCCACTACTCGGTTTGATTAGACGATCAGCCCTGAATGATATTGGTAAAATAGGCAATTTTATTGGATCGGACCTGGCATTATTGGCTGA
The Halothiobacillus diazotrophicus DNA segment above includes these coding regions:
- a CDS encoding pilin, translating into MSKQIQKGFTLIELMIVIAIIGILAAIAIPAYQDYTIRAQVSEGLSLADGAKTAVVEFYNNTGRFPPSNASAGLAKAGSITGNYVSQLDVGTAPGQIQVTFSKTSPQRANAAIDKDILTLSASTNGGSVQFRCSPNGVNGTTVPNKYLPSSCRN
- a CDS encoding tetratricopeptide repeat protein translates to MLEVEEILLIGGSMVRPVFFLFLLSVILMVVYWPGLSGGFVFDDYGNLISNSVLSQGTLSKDFWSAIWSSGSGPTDRPLAMLTFATQALYTGSDPWPLKFINVLIHMVNGVLIYILSSQVICFVFKQRSTKRDWLISPELLAVLVTAAWLFSPMQLTAVLYVIQRMESLSALFVLGGLLCYWEGRMRLIGGKGFAWPLIWTGLVAGTLLATFSKETGVMLPLYAFLLEWVVLRGRGVGGFEPKLIFLFIVTLVLPGAAGLLLTVPSALNGNAYAGRPFDLAQRLWTEGRVLVDYLHWLIAPTPNALSLYHDDILVSTGWFSPWTTAASWVLIALLLGLAVRLRKRAQLFALGVLWFFCGQALVSTYLPLELVYEHRNYLPSWGIYIALLGLASAWQPAVAERSKVLRTLVLSGIISMISLFALFTAIRSQIWGNPYRLAYFEATTHPESPRANYDLARNMLIMSPDAKSAIFHMGMTQMAKTSRLPGASLQAEQAMIFMAAKNNLKVESMWWIDMRRKINFQPMSAEDVSALYALINCSNNNVCKYTKQDRMQLGNTLLFAMERYPKDAAVVTLYANYAANVVHNIPLAYSLMQRALAIMPSNFNYWNNLVTMQVALGEFKNAQVGIERMRELNGKGIYDSAIRIAEESLVNKKSAS
- a CDS encoding tetratricopeptide repeat protein, giving the protein MTGTFLFDDYSNLPPMGDYGPIRSLWQAIAWITSGFAGPTGRPVSLASFLIDTRVWPASPAVFKTTNIVLHLLTGIALIGLLHALSRAFDVPKHRALWVAVLAGGMWLLHPLWVSTTLYIVQRMAILAALFVFAGLWAYVHGRLQLIAGRTRRGYLWMSLGLVLGTLLAVLSKENGALLPLLAWAIEKFVFDAHGRVKYQEGAAFIWWRRVFITLPSLVLLAYLISQLPMLFSGLTYGRDFTPYERLLTETRILWRYLWDLWLPGVHDGGLFNDDIRLSTSLWRPFSTLPATIGLLALIGLALFWRRSERIVLRAIGLTIIFFFVGQLLESTWLQLELMFEHRNYLPAGLMFFPLALFLVDRVRGGTRWPVWLAIGIFCVLGLLTYKRADLWGKPFQQALTWAHEHPDSARAQSYLANFWEQTGNYPEAARLLDRAFQQHPQDLLVLANRALLACDTGEAPTDLGRELLKLARTGQLAQNVVGYQFDTFLSRLQENCAVFGVDFGFTLIDAALTNPQVLHAPDEQRSLLHRRAMLWLDRNEVTQAYADMLTALRLPDLAPGTRLLFAAELASAHHQRRALALLDAVPPPLADIHGWSMGAIHRRWLAHVGYYHKAEIHLRETLEKEIAAASG
- a CDS encoding glycosyltransferase family 2 protein, with protein sequence MTAIDAALDQNFLSIILPAKNEAGAVGSTVAGIRSLFPKAQIVVVNDGSTDATAELAAAAGAEVINHPYSKGNGAAIKTGARAARGEIIVFMDADGQHNPADIPRFLQKMEEGYDMVVGARQAGSQASVGRGLANGFYNRLASWMTGQKIEDLTSGFRAVRAGKFREFLYLLPNGFSYPTTSTMAFFRAGYGVAYIPITAEKRIGQSHIHLIKDGIRFLLIIFKIGTLYSPLKIFLPVALFHFGVGLGYYIYTYTEFSRLSLASVFLWSAAVTIFLIGLVSEQITQLMYKDKL
- a CDS encoding glycosyltransferase family 2 protein, with the translated sequence MSIEHQENEAFRPLVSIGLPVYNEARFIEETIRSLLDQDYPNMEILISDNGSSDDTAVICKKFSQTYDFVKFHRFEVNQGSTTNFQYVLGQAEGKYFMWASGHDLWASNLISSYVEVLERMPSANIAFGTTTWIDQLGDTMQKESGWSDTRGMGPVARFFTILWGNMHPLLGLIRRSALNDIGKIGNFIGSDLALLADLSLKGYFLHVPEAKWKRREFRHEQTHDEKVARYRGATFIIKGGLLSSMFPMLQLPVSLGKSLMRSELPLGVKWLALSGLILSLPVRYVAGRKGL